AAACACGTGCGCACGCACGCCTgcccacacgcacacgcacacaaacttTAAACCTTTTGTAATTTCAGAGTCTTTATGACAAGTTGTGCTATAAACTGTTTGTTGATACATAGCAAATTCTCAGTGTTAAATGAACACTGAAATCGTGAACCCGTATAGACACTGAAAAGTTAACACATTCCTTGGTGTAAAGCTTTATTTCCTTGAGTGCCTTGCCTTTTGAGAGAATTGttagagttaccacccatgattatatttgttagtgacagagacatggttctTGCATTCAACCATTTTCAGTCCTGTGGACTTCACCAAGTGAGATCCCAAGAGAATGTTTTCATTCAAATTGTATTATTaaacacaatacatatttcaTAAGGCCTCATTTTGAGGGCCTGTGCTCTAAAACATAACAATGAATTGTGTAAATGTTGAACTAACACTCTTTGGTGTAAAATAACCCCTGTGTTGGTGTTAACAACCAGAGCTTTAACCAAAACCAAGCCCATTATTATCAGACTTCACAAAATGCTAGATCGCAGGTTGTTTTTATGAATTATCTGTTTCAATGTCTACATTTTTTCACTTACATAAATCAATCAATCTTATGCTTCTCAAAtataaatgacatacattttcttaACTAATCCAATATGTTACTTTTATTTAATTCACCCTTTACTGAAAAGATTGTTCCAGTATATATGCTTTAGGTACTCTCAAATGACAGTTTTCCCAACCCTGGGGGTCATTCTGAATGCGGTTGTGGGTGATAAAACATTCTGAAGGTTAGATATCCCCAATATGGCTTGATttcaataggaattacacatcactttgcaagccagcataatgcgACAGGTTGTGTGAATAACCCAACATGTTGGATTGTTGAGATGACCAAAACATGGAGTAATTTAATAATTTAACCATTAACTGGGTTTTTAATTGTTTTCCTTCTGGGTTGACCAAGCAGCAGGGTCTTTTTAAAGGTCATGAAGGgtcaaaatcatgtttttgacatCACCCTAATTGTATTACACCAAAAGCAACATGATATTTTCTTAACTAGTGTAAATAACTATTGCCTTGTAACCAACATTGGAGAAGGTGCGTTTGCGGAGGGGCGTGGTTTATATAGCTAAATAGCTGCTCTACTGGTGCCAAAACTTGACTGTGGGGTGTCAACAAATATAACTAAAAGTTTATGCTATTCATCTATGGCACTATTCATTTGtgactggtgttagctagttagtggctagctaggtcttcagccagcatggaacaAAAGGGAGGGGGGGTCGTTGAAAAACTCTGAAGTAGTTGTCATGTTAACACATCCCAGAGGTAAcgtgtagtgtcgttttgttagataaaatcctttaaTATTACCAAAAAGTATATATAGTTGGCACCATTGATTGGAGTAATCCAGTCATTCAACTTGCAGAGAATccaaaaatctacccctaaactttgtttcaacaagtcaaaataagtTTGTATTAACCCCTCAGGCACcttaaaatgtaatcaaactataatatatCTTTCGGAAAGAAATATATTCAATCGGAAACCAATTGTAGCAGGTGCGCAACTTCATCATGGCGCGTGAAGACAGATTTTTCAAGACTGTGTCCTCATACAAAAACTATTATTTCTTATTCGTTTTTTAAATTCTCATGTACCGAATAAATCGCATGTTGCATTTTATAGCAAGTGTTTCCATGGTATTGCtatgtgcactctagccaacagagcaCAGATGGTGGAGATACATAAAAATACAATTGGAAGTTAAATGTGTTtgcatcacattttcaactcCAATGATGGTTTTCTCAACAAAAAAATGCATTATATAGCAAGTGTGCACACTTCTGCATTGGCACATGCACTCTAGATACATATACATCTGcatgctgttggctagagtgcacataTAGCCTACGTGATAAGATTACTGTGGACAAAAGAGCaagatacatttttcatttgtcAAACAGCAGCCAAGCATCAATGATCATGTCACCTGAAtaagaccctctatatttattagaaaggagcatcaagctcatcaccttgcactttcaccaccctgtgaagttcatcataattgatttaatctgtagcctaataaactgcatacTTCCCCGACAAGTCGTAgtggaccacacaacatgtcatctggtGACTCCAAGTTCACTTTGATATGagggttattatatcaatatttgctcaTAAAAGCGTTTCCTACATAGTTTCTTGCATAtttaattttacagacacaaaatgttcccaccttgtctagcgtgTTTTATTTTGTCCTCATTTGGAAACTTTGCCCGAAAAATGTGCTGTTTCCATCAAGTTTATCACATATGCATAGTCACTccattggcccgaccaaccagtgctcccgcacattggctcaCCGggatatctgcattgtgtcccaccacccaccacccaccaaccagTTTACACTACTGCtaatctctgttcatcatatatgcatagtcactttaaccatatctacaagtacgtactacctcaatcagcctgacggggtctgtatgtagcctcgatACTTTAATGGCCTCGCCActgtatagcctcactactgtttttcactgttgtttttatttctttacttacctttTCTTTaactaataccttttttgcactattgcttagagcctgtaagtaagcatttcactgtaaggtctacacctgttgtattaggtgCACGTGagaaatacactttgatttgatttgatgcgtgtcatgacattttttatttaaaatgtactttacttgcataaaaaGGTTGTATGGAGGGCCTGCGGAGTGGCACAGCGGTCAAAGACACcgcattgcagtgctagaggtgtcactacagacccaggtttgatcccaggctgtgtcgcagccggccatgaccgggagacccatgaggcagcgtacaattgacccagtgtcgtctgggttaggggaggatttggcaGGCTGGGATGTCTTTGTTCCATCGCCCTCTGCGACTCTTTGTTGTGGGCCgggtgcatgcacgctgactACGGGCaccagttgtacagtgtttcctctgacacattggtgcggctggcttctgggttaagcaagcagtgtggcgtgtgtttcagaggacacatggctctcgacctttgcctctcctaaGTCCGTACAGGCAGCGaagggacaagactgtaactaccaattggtgATAAAAAGGtaggatggaaacctggttagtgatGCAATTTAAATGTTGTTTGAGTTGGTTTGTGTATCACCAAATTAGCTTAAGATGATTTTAGTGCAACACTGCTCACTGCATCCAAGTTTGTTGAGCTATCAGTCAAAGAACTGTCAGTCAAGGTGAGCTCATGAATATAAGTTCACCGCCCACTCAGTCTGTCTTTTCAAACTTCCTGGTAGTTCGAAGGAAAGCCATGAGagaaacatttgtatttatttaactttgAGCATTTCTATCCCCCCAAAATATTATGATATTTTAGCCACTCAAAAGCCTATTTTAGATGGGAATCAAAATGTCTGTTCGGGACCTTAAATTATAACATATTCACTCAGAATCTCACTTGGTAAAGTACATAGGACTAAATTGGATGTATGCAACAAggatgtctctgtcactaacaaattcAGTCATGTGGTAACTCTATAATTCTCATGAAAACCAACGCactctgggaaatatgcaaaaAAGCTTTGCATAAAGCAGTGTGCTAATTCAATAGTGTCTATATGGGTCCACACTTtagtgttaatttaacactggGGAATTTGCTGTGTAGGACACAATCACATGGCGATCATCCTGTTAGATTACGTTCTCATATCAAGGCATAAAACAAGATATGTATCTGCAACATTTATTATCAGAATGTTATATAGTTTATCAGATACATCTGCACGGGTTCAAGGTTTAGAACTAGCATTGGAAAGATTGTTATCATGGGATAGGCATTTTGGTAGATCTTACTGATGTCCTGATGTATTCAAAACGTGTTTCTCTATAAAGGCAAAGGTTCAACAACGTGAGATAAGGGTCATATAATTCCCTGGGTAAACCTGAGCAATGGGGTGTAAGAAAAAGACAGCTTATGATTCTGTCCTTGGTCAAACTTCAATTAATGTCCTCAACATTGAAGCTTTTTGTTGTTGAATATTGATTACTAACCTGTTAACAGTTGATGACAAATAAAAGCTCACTTTCATGTGATCAAAATATGTTTCTCTATTATGAAGCCAAAAGTACAAAATACTAATGTAATTCCATTGGTAAACCTACTTAATGGGGAATAGGAACAGTTAATAATTCTGTCCAAGCAGCATTCACATTTTGAATATCCTATGTTGTTCTGCACATAAATGTTCTGTCAATAAATTATAAACGTAAAGGCTTACTCTCATAGGATCCCTGGTCCTTCTTGGGAACCAGCATCTGGCGAGTGACCTCCAGGGACCCATCGTTGACCTCCGGTTTAATGCCCAGGAGGTGGCACATCAGCGGATACACGTTGACCGTCTCAAAGGGTCCCACAGCCAGGTTCTTCTGGAAGTCAGGCCCCACAGCTCTGAAGAACGGCTTCATGTCCATCATCTGGTTATCATAGCCGTGCTCTCCCTTGTTGAACTGGACTGGGAAAAACTGTACAGATGATCATGAAAGAGTGCTTATAGGGTTTTAGTGCAGAGATTGCAATGGTTTTTGGTAACAGAACTTCAATGCATGCCATCAAGACAGTAGGAAGAGAGTTTGTTCTGACCACATGACCTGATCAGGAAAAATGACGCCTGTCTCCTGAGTAGTGTGTATAAAGAACAACAATATAGTACTGTTAGGACACTGTTTCGGCACACTCACGCCATTGATGACATATCCTTGATCAGCGAAGAGAATCAGGGGCAGGAGGCGAGGGTGGTTACTATAGTGAAGCCTACCAGGCATGTCCTCCTTCTTATACACATGCAGGTGAGGGTGGCCCCCTTTCAGGGCCTGGTACACCTTCTCCAGCATTCCCTCTCTGGGAAGAAGCATTCCTGTTGGTCCATAATCCACCAGTTGGAACTTGATATCCCGGAAGTCAAATCCCGGAATCTCGGACAGGATGATCTCGTCGACCAGGCCATTCCGGAGCACAGTGGTCATTCCGTGATCAGCAGTGATAATGATGTTGAGCCGATCAGAGAGGCCGTGGTTCCGGGTGGTATCACGGATGTATCCCACGGTCCGGTCCACTTGTTGGACCATCTCCTGGCGCTCCGGGGATTCTGGTCCATACTTGTGTCCCGTTCCATCTGGTTCACCGAAGTACAAAGACACAAAGTCTAGGTCCTCCTTGGAGAACCACTGACCAATCACCTTGTCGATATTGATCCTCCAGTCCGTCTCATTGTTGTGCTCATAGAAACGAGGTTCCACCTGGCTGACCTTTACTCTCTCACCTTTGTAGGTGGCGGCCGTGCCGGGGAAGTGGAGGGAGCCTGCCTTCAGACCCTGCATGGCAGAGGAACGGTGAAAATGATTCTAACCTTATTTATAACGGAGCTGTAATACATTACAACTATACAGCAGCTTCAGACCCACCAAGGGACGTAGAAGGAATTAAGAAAGGTATGACAGAGattatttgtgtgtttgtgtgtgttgcacCCACTTGTCTCTGCGCTGTTATCCAGATGGGCAGACTCCCGTTGTCCCAGTAGGAATCCACAAACTGGGTCATGTAGTACTGTTTCTTCTCCTGGGTCGTAGTGTTGAACCAAATATTGTGGATCACTCCATGGTTTTCTATGTACCGACCTGAGGAACAGAGACAAGCAACAAGCAGTCCCATATGGTTAGAGACCTTATAAGTGGAGCTGTGATTGTGGTgttgatgtcataaggtgaatgcaccaatttgtaagtcgctctggataagagcgtctgctaaatgacttaaatgtaaatgtaaatgataggCCTCCATTGTCTTGTTGGCTTATAATAGGCCAATAGGACCAttgtacaaaataaaataaattgttaaTTAGACAAATTATgttctgcctattggctacttagcttattcaagactgccttaaaataaaacaaattccCCTTTAAGACATAAAAAAGCTCTTTATctgacttgcttttcaaagaCGGTCcacattttgtgctcttgttTGAAGCAACCACTCCCCAATTGTTGACTAGAAATGATCTATAACTGAGCTAATAACTCAAtaactagcaaagaatatgaacaaatgtgcacacgtggTTACATGGAGCTctcactttgatctcaaaacaagaaAGAAAATCTCATGCAGAGTTTGTTTTGTATACAAAATCGTTTGTTTTTGTGTACAAAATCATTTGTTTCGTTTCAGTATATGACATCggaagtggctaatattgcattgattTGATCACAATTCTAACAGTAGAGCGAAACGTTGACAGTGTTGACTAAAGGGGAAAACTGtagaaagttgagtgaatttCAATCTTGTGCTTCTCTGCACAGGCTCATATTTCTTCTGCACAGTATTCAGAGGGGAAGCTGCGTGTCCAtgcgcagcttagagggaacattgatgctggcctatgttgactccaatgcgtccgagagttgtgtcaagttggctggatgtctttaacctgtctcctccccattgaagtggatttaacacgtgacatcaataagggatcataacttccacctggtcagtctatgtcatggaaagagcaggtgtacttaatgttttgtacactcagtataga
This genomic interval from Oncorhynchus keta strain PuntledgeMale-10-30-2019 chromosome 2, Oket_V2, whole genome shotgun sequence contains the following:
- the LOC118397654 gene encoding ectonucleotide pyrophosphatase/phosphodiesterase family member 7-like, which produces MLLRLGLLSLLTLSPSLAAPRQGSFPGVDSPHRNNKLLLISFDGFRWDYDRDVDTPHLDAMGRDGVRAAYVTPPYLTITSPTHFTLLTGRYIENHGVIHNIWFNTTTQEKKQYYMTQFVDSYWDNGSLPIWITAQRQGLKAGSLHFPGTAATYKGERVKVSQVEPRFYEHNNETDWRINIDKVIGQWFSKEDLDFVSLYFGEPDGTGHKYGPESPERQEMVQQVDRTVGYIRDTTRNHGLSDRLNIIITADHGMTTVLRNGLVDEIILSEIPGFDFRDIKFQLVDYGPTGMLLPREGMLEKVYQALKGGHPHLHVYKKEDMPGRLHYSNHPRLLPLILFADQGYVINGFFPVQFNKGEHGYDNQMMDMKPFFRAVGPDFQKNLAVGPFETVNVYPLMCHLLGIKPEVNDGSLEVTRQMLVPKKDQGSYENRDIQWEVFIGLTSVAGILALVFVVTTAHAMLKRTQMDRRSEVTHEDLNEEESDKQTSF